In one window of Methanosarcina vacuolata Z-761 DNA:
- a CDS encoding bactofilin family protein yields MEKKLVSGLILFIILFIVLPYSAVAADENFLKHTSSGNAFGGGEDLQINQDIQGDLVLAGSQIEVNGNTGGNFLGASGDIIVNGNVSGNILALGGSIRINGNVGGDVAALGGQIILSRDSVVEGDILLGGGEVTLDGIVNGNGEVSTSTLKTGDDFELKGNLALQADNYPPNLNDKVGGNLNITQVNAKEESYESVTKGFSIFSFILRLLASLALGLILIHLFPGFVGGLAELVKDSPLKAGLLGFLTLIFLPVLSIILLITFFGWSLSILIILLLALALLIATVPVKLLAGEIIYNKILKKEAGKLMYYLVGAVLFAIIYEIPFLGGLIRFIALIIGLGAIVVWLATRARPTD; encoded by the coding sequence ATGGAAAAGAAGCTGGTATCAGGTCTTATTTTATTTATAATACTTTTTATTGTACTGCCCTATTCAGCAGTAGCTGCCGATGAGAACTTTCTTAAACATACAAGCTCAGGAAATGCCTTTGGGGGTGGTGAGGACCTTCAGATCAACCAGGACATTCAGGGAGACCTGGTGCTTGCAGGGTCTCAAATCGAAGTAAACGGGAACACAGGAGGTAATTTCCTGGGTGCAAGCGGGGATATAATTGTTAATGGAAATGTTTCAGGAAACATTCTCGCACTAGGAGGCTCCATACGGATAAACGGAAATGTAGGTGGAGATGTAGCAGCACTCGGCGGTCAGATCATTCTTTCCCGGGACAGCGTGGTTGAAGGGGATATTCTACTTGGCGGAGGGGAAGTAACGCTTGACGGGATAGTTAACGGAAATGGGGAAGTCTCAACGAGCACCCTCAAAACCGGAGACGACTTCGAGCTTAAAGGAAATCTTGCACTTCAAGCCGATAATTATCCACCCAATCTGAACGATAAGGTTGGTGGAAACCTGAATATTACGCAGGTAAATGCAAAGGAAGAAAGTTATGAAAGTGTTACCAAAGGATTTAGCATTTTCTCCTTCATCCTGAGATTGCTCGCGTCCCTGGCTCTGGGCCTGATCCTTATCCACCTTTTCCCGGGTTTCGTAGGCGGGCTTGCGGAACTAGTAAAAGATTCACCTCTTAAGGCAGGATTACTGGGTTTTCTAACTCTAATTTTCCTTCCAGTGCTCTCAATAATCCTGCTTATTACTTTCTTTGGGTGGAGCCTTTCGATCCTGATTATCCTGCTTCTGGCACTTGCACTCCTTATCGCGACAGTGCCGGTGAAACTGCTTGCAGGCGAGATAATCTATAATAAAATATTAAAAAAGGAAGCGGGAAAACTGATGTACTATCTTGTTGGGGCAGTCCTATTTGCAATTATATACGAAATTCCTTTCCTGGGAGGGCTTATACGTTTTATTGCCCTCATTATTGGGTTAGGGGCAATAGTAGTTTGGCTTGCGACTCGCGCCAGACCAACTGATTAA
- a CDS encoding alpha/beta hydrolase, whose protein sequence is MEKRHFYISNNKIHIPAILWGKQSEKLLIEVHGNLSNKEDTVISMMAQKAVEKGYQALSFDLPMHGERANEEYACIPENCVSDLTAVYEYAKSLASEISLFACSMGAYFSLLAYHDLNIKQSLFLSPVVNMECIIRNMMKGFQVSEERLKAEHEIRLPIGQTLEWNYYCYVKENPICFEWKVPTAILYGSNDNLSDWDEISAFAARYHSTIKVLDHGEHYFHTEEQLKIFDRWVDENLL, encoded by the coding sequence ATGGAAAAAAGGCATTTTTATATCTCAAATAATAAAATTCATATTCCTGCCATCCTGTGGGGAAAGCAGAGTGAAAAGCTGTTGATTGAAGTTCATGGCAACCTTTCTAATAAAGAAGACACCGTAATTTCCATGATGGCACAAAAAGCCGTTGAAAAAGGTTACCAGGCATTAAGCTTTGACCTGCCCATGCATGGTGAACGTGCAAATGAGGAATATGCCTGTATTCCTGAAAATTGCGTAAGTGATCTGACTGCTGTTTATGAATATGCAAAGTCACTTGCATCTGAAATTTCTTTGTTTGCGTGCAGCATGGGAGCTTATTTCAGTCTGCTTGCCTATCATGACCTTAACATAAAGCAAAGTTTGTTTCTCTCGCCCGTCGTCAATATGGAATGCATCATACGCAATATGATGAAAGGCTTCCAGGTAAGTGAAGAAAGACTAAAAGCAGAGCATGAAATCCGGTTGCCAATCGGACAGACATTGGAATGGAATTATTATTGCTACGTAAAAGAAAACCCTATTTGTTTTGAATGGAAAGTACCTACTGCCATTTTGTATGGTTCTAACGATAATCTGTCTGACTGGGACGAGATTTCAGCATTTGCAGCGAGGTATCACTCAACAATTAAAGTCCTGGACCACGGGGAGCATTACTTCCATACGGAAGAGCAATTGAAGATATTTGATAGATGGGTAGATGAAAATCTGCTGTAA